One part of the Pecten maximus chromosome 1, xPecMax1.1, whole genome shotgun sequence genome encodes these proteins:
- the LOC117338499 gene encoding zinc metalloproteinase nas-6-like, with protein MHPIVLCIFLFGVVAALPVDQVDTFDNLDDDFDADYYPEENPGLFEGDIVLRGGDSPTHKNAIIGSRHHWPNGVVPYTVQSTHDTASHRAIFKKAMDEIMTKTLVNGQSCITFVPRTNEHTYIQFSSGSGCHTPIGYMSGHRSDVTLGRGCLRHGTVIHEILHALGFWHEQSRADRDDYVTINWDNIQHGHESNFNKYVLGRTIDHLGMPYDYGSVMHYSAYAFAIDRSKMTIVPKHSGVTIGQRVRLSDQDAKEVQIYYGCVARPDTHATVVPHQTSGQHQTSAPHHTSAPVATHAPVITHITSAPHHVTNGATTCSFDNGLCGWTQSTTDTMNWSVGHGNTPSSHTGPHADHDNSASAHYLFLESSRHFHKSAVLTSPTYRAGEYCFRFWYNMNGSGIGSLKMYFVHGSSRALMRTITGNHNDIWHHATMHLRIGGSSSFHFEIEGTTGGDYHGDLAIDDVQVTPGQCTH; from the exons ATGCACCCAATAGTTTTATGCATTTTTCTTTTCGGCGTCGTGGCAGCTCTGCCGGTCGACCAG GTTGATACATTTG ACAACCTTGATGATGATTTCGATGCTGATTATTATCCCGAGGAAAACCCAG GGCTTTTCGAGGGTGATATTGTTCTACGAGGAGGTGATAGCCCGACT CACAAGAATGCCATAATTGGGAGCCGTCACCATTGGCCAAATGGAGTTGTTCCTTACACTGTCCAATCTACCCATGATA CTGCTTCTCATAGGGCTATTTTCAAGAAGGCCATGGATGAAATCATGACCAAAACGTTGGTCAACGGCCAGAGCTGCATCACTTTCGTTCCCCGAACCAACGAGCACACATACATCCAGTTCTCTTCCGGTTCCGG CTGTCATACACCTATCGGATACATGAGTGGACACAGATCAGACGTAACTCTTGGACGAGGATGCTTACGTCACGGAACCGTCATCCACGAGATCTTGCACGCGCTCGGATTCTGGCACGAGCAAAGCCGTGCTGATCGTGACGATTACGTAACCATCAACTGGGACAACATCCAACATG GTCATGAGAGTAACTTCAACAAGTATGTGTTGGGCCGCACCATTGATCATCTGGGTATGCCCTACGACTATGGCTCCGTCATGCATTACAGTGCTTACGCCTTCGCCATCGACAGGAGCAAGATGACCATCGTCCCAAAACATAGCGGTGTCACCATCGGCCAACGAGTCCGACTAAGCGACCAAGATGCCAAGGAGGTCCAGATTTATTACGGTTGTGTCGCCCGTCCCGATACACACGCTACGGTTGTTCCACACCAAACGTCTGGCCAACACCAGACTTCCGCCCCGCACCACACTTCCGCTCCTGTCGCTACCCATGCGCCTGTAATCACACACATTACATCAGCACCCc ATCATGTAACCAATGGCG CTACGACATGTAGTTTTGACAATGGTCTCTGTGGATGGACACAGTCAACAACTGATACTATGAACTGGTCAGTTGGTCATGGTAATACCCCTAGCAGTCACACTGGTCCTCATGCTGACCACGACAACAGTGCTTctg CTCACTACCTCTTCCTGGAATCCTCTCGCCATTTTCATAAGTCAGCTGTCCTTACCTCACCTACTTATCGTGCCGGAGAATACTGCTTCCGGTTCTGGTACAACATGAACGGAAGTGGCATCGGAAGCTTGAAGATGTACTTCGTACATGGCTCTTCACGAGCCCTCATGCGAACAATCACTGGCAACCATAACGATATCTGGCATCATGCCACTATGCACCTGAGAATCGGCGGTTCCTCAAGCTTCCAC TTCGAGATTGAAGGAACGACTGGAGGAGACTACCACGGAGATTTGGCTATTGATGATGTTCAAGTGACCCCTGGTCAATGTACTCATTAA